The proteins below are encoded in one region of Silene latifolia isolate original U9 population chromosome 2, ASM4854445v1, whole genome shotgun sequence:
- the LOC141641821 gene encoding F-box/FBD/LRR-repeat protein At1g13570-like: MTCLELDKFVIDLKALKYLIRGCPLLQELRFTNFICMECIKIVAPNLCHLIVDGTFKSLKVINAEKLVSAVIGLQKPVDLSVDVSHQDRLGVLLQDLASSSKLQKLVFSGHFVKTIYGIVMPPPTFEKLKNLDLSSIHMNNVDEFCSIISIIQNCPAIERLNISVSTSKDETDHLLEYNPNLVLQRLCYANVKIRKGSNMELMLIEFLLKCSPILKNLSITPSASIESTFTKPVLFELVSFCRASQNVKVRFLPPVSVSRDSSSDESSSDESYSAADESSSSEESESESD, encoded by the exons ATGACGTGCCTCGAGCTTGATAAATTCGTGATTGATTTAAAAGCATTGAAATATCTTATTCGGGGTTGCCCGCTTTTGCAAGAATTAAGATTTACGAACTTCATTTGTATGGAGTGTATTAAAATAGTTGCTCCTAATCTCTGTCATTTGATTGTCGATGGCACGTTCAAATCACTTAAGGTGATAAATGCTGAGAAATTGGTGTCAGCTGTTATTGGTTTACAGAAGCCTGTCGATCTATCAGTCGATGTCAGTCATCAGGACCGTTTAGGTGTCCTGCTCCAGGATCTGGCAAGTTCGTCTAAGCTGCAAAAACTTGTTTTCAGCGGTCATTTTGTCAAG ACAATTTATGGGATAGTCATGCCGCCGCCAACTTTTGAGAAACTGAAAAACCTTGATTTATCGTCCATCCATATGAATAATGTCGATGAATTTTGTTCGATTATTAGCATCATCCAAAACTGTCCTGCTATTGAAAGGCTTAACATCTCT GTTTCGACGAGCAAAGATGAGACAGACCATCTGTTAGAATACAATCCCAACTTGGTTCTGCAGCGTCTCTGTTATGCAAATGTTAAAATTCGTAAAGGCTCTAATATGGAGCTCATGTTGATTGAATTCTTGCTGAAATGCTCCCCTATCTTGAAAAACTTATCAATTACTCCATCCGCTAGCATCGAGAGTACATTTACAAAACCGGTGCTGTTTGAGTTGGTTTCTTTTTGTAGAGCGTCacagaatgtgaaagtcaggttCCTTCCTCCTGTCAGCGTCAGCCGCGATTCTTCTTCTGATGAGTCTTCTTCTGATGAGTCTTATTCTGCTGCTGATGAGTCTTCCTCTTCTGAGGAGTCTGAGTCTGAATCTGATTAG